One Microcaecilia unicolor chromosome 8, aMicUni1.1, whole genome shotgun sequence DNA window includes the following coding sequences:
- the SNRNP25 gene encoding U11/U12 small nuclear ribonucleoprotein 25 kDa protein isoform X1 — translation MREEGMGETTADLPENPVVKEEATEEEQEAEEEDELPHAEIVDIFQEGLAMIVQDPLLCDLPIQVTLEEINSQIALEYGQAMTVKVCKGDGEIMPVVVIQNATVFDLKKAIQRYVQLKQEREGGVQHISWKYVWRTYQLSFDGEKLIEDKKKLKEYGIRNRDEVVFVKKLRKK, via the exons ATGAGAGAGGAG GGAATGGGTGAAACAACTGCTGATTTGCCTGAGAATCCTGTAGTGAAAGAAGAGGCAACTGAGGAAGAGCaggaagcagaggaggaagatgaGTTGCCACATGCAGAAATAGTGGATATATTTCAGGAAGGCCTGGCAATGATAGTGCAAGACCCTTTGCTGTGTGACTTACCTATCCAG GTTACCTTAGAGGAAATAAATTCACAGATTGCACTGGAATATGGTCAAGCAATGACTGTGAAAGTGTGCAAGGGAGATGGAGAAATAATGc CTGTTGTTGTAATACAGAATGCTACtgtttttgatttaaaaaaagcgATCCAGAGATATGTGCAGCTGAAGCAGGAACGTGAAGGAGGCGTGCAACACATTAGCTG GAAGTATGTGTGGCGAACATACCAGTTAAGTTTTGATGGAGAGAAGCTGATCGAAGACAAAAAGAAACTTAAAGA GTATGGAATTAGAAACAGAGATGAAGTGGTGTTTGTAAAGAAGTTAAGGAAGAAGTAG
- the SNRNP25 gene encoding U11/U12 small nuclear ribonucleoprotein 25 kDa protein isoform X2 — MGETTADLPENPVVKEEATEEEQEAEEEDELPHAEIVDIFQEGLAMIVQDPLLCDLPIQVTLEEINSQIALEYGQAMTVKVCKGDGEIMPVVVIQNATVFDLKKAIQRYVQLKQEREGGVQHISWKYVWRTYQLSFDGEKLIEDKKKLKEYGIRNRDEVVFVKKLRKK; from the exons ATGGGTGAAACAACTGCTGATTTGCCTGAGAATCCTGTAGTGAAAGAAGAGGCAACTGAGGAAGAGCaggaagcagaggaggaagatgaGTTGCCACATGCAGAAATAGTGGATATATTTCAGGAAGGCCTGGCAATGATAGTGCAAGACCCTTTGCTGTGTGACTTACCTATCCAG GTTACCTTAGAGGAAATAAATTCACAGATTGCACTGGAATATGGTCAAGCAATGACTGTGAAAGTGTGCAAGGGAGATGGAGAAATAATGc CTGTTGTTGTAATACAGAATGCTACtgtttttgatttaaaaaaagcgATCCAGAGATATGTGCAGCTGAAGCAGGAACGTGAAGGAGGCGTGCAACACATTAGCTG GAAGTATGTGTGGCGAACATACCAGTTAAGTTTTGATGGAGAGAAGCTGATCGAAGACAAAAAGAAACTTAAAGA GTATGGAATTAGAAACAGAGATGAAGTGGTGTTTGTAAAGAAGTTAAGGAAGAAGTAG